One window of the Eucalyptus grandis isolate ANBG69807.140 chromosome 6, ASM1654582v1, whole genome shotgun sequence genome contains the following:
- the LOC104448502 gene encoding homogentisate 1,2-dioxygenase, translating to MARPEAEEEKGRAGSDRAPAGAAGVEYLTGLGNHFSSEAIAGALPVGQNSPLVCPYGLYAEQISGTSFTSPRNLNQRSWLYRIKPSVTHEPFKPRVPAHEKLLSEFDRSNSSATPTQLRWKPLEIPDAPTDFVDGLLTMCGAGSSFLRHGFAVHMYTANKSMDNCAFCNADGDFLIVPQQGRLWITTECGKLLVSPGEAAVLPQGFHFSVDLPDGPSRGYVAEIFGTHFQLPDLGPIGANGLADPRHFLVPKAWFEEKSCPGYTITQKFGGQLFTAKQDFSPFNVAAWHGNYVPYKYDLSKFCPYNTVLFDHSDPSINTVLTAPTDKPGVALLDFVVFPPRWLVAEHTFRPPYYHRNCMSEFMGLIHGGYEAKADGFLPGGASLHSCMTPHGPDTKTYEATIARGNDVGPHRITNTMAFMFESCLIPRVCHWALDSPSVDPDYYKCWIGLRSHFEGMKIEGHDTQNGCADV from the exons ATGGCGCGgccggaggcggaggaggagaagggaagGGCGGGCTCCGATCGCGCCCCCGCCGGCGCCGCCGGAGTCGAGTACCTCACCGGCCTCGGCAACCACTTCTCGTCCGAGGCGATCGCCGGCGCGCTGCCGGTCGGCCAGAACAGCCCCCTGGTTTGCCCCTACGGGCTCTATGCCGAGCAGATATCCGGCACCTCCTTCACCTCCCCGCGCAATCTCAATCAGCGCAG TTGGTTATATCGGATCAAGCCATCGGTCACGCACGAACCATTCAAGCCCCGTGTTCCGGCACACGAGAAGCTCCTTAGCGAGTTCGACCGGTCCAATAGCTCCGCGACTCCGACTCAATTGCGTTGGAAGCCTTTGGAAATTCCGGATGCACCGACGGATTTTGTCGATGGACTGTTGACAATGTGCGGGGCTGGAAGCTCATTCCTTCGGCACGGATTTGCTGTTCACAT GTACACTGCCAATAAATCAATGGACAACTGTGCATTCTGCAATGCTGATggtgattttctaattgttCCACAGCAAGGAA GGTTGTGGATCACCACAGAATGTGGAAAATTGCTGGTTTCCCCAGGTGAAGCTGCTGTTTTACCTCAGGGATTTCACTTTTCCGTGGACCTTCCAGATGGCCCATCTCGTGGCTATGTTGCTGAGATATTCGGCACTCATTTTCAACTTCCCGATTTGGGACCAATAG GTGCCAATGGTCTTGCTGATCCGAGACACTTTCTTGTACCCAAAGCTTGGTTTGAAGAGAAGTCCTGTCCTGGGTACACTATAACACAAAAGTTTGGTGGCCAACTGTTTACGGCGAAGCAGGATTTCTCCCCTTTTAATGTGGCCGCATGGCATGGAAACTATGTTCCTTATAAG TATGACCTGAGCAAGTTTTGTCCCTATAATACCGTCTTATTTGATCATAGCGATCCATCAATAAACACTG TATTGACAGCACCAACTGATAAACCTGGAGTGGCATTACTGGATTTTGTCGTATTCCCTCCTCGGTGGTTGGTTGCAGAACATACATTCCGACCTCCATATTACCATCGCAATTGCATGAGTGAATTCATGGGCCTTATCCATGGTGGATATGAG GCAAAAGCTGACGGTTTTCTCCCAGGTGGTGCTAGCCTTCACAGCTGTATGACTCCACATGGTCCTGATACCAAGACTTATGAG GCCACCATTGCTCGAGGAAATGATGTAGGACCCCATAGAATTACCAATACCATGGCGTTCATGTTTGAGTCGTGCTTAATCCCACGAGTTTGCCATTGGGCACTTGATTCTCCCTCTGTGGATCCTGATTATTACAAGTGCTGGATCGGACTCAGGTCCCACTTTGAAGGGATGAAGATTGAAGGTCACGATACACAAAACGGATGTGCAGATGTGTAG